In one Bufo gargarizans isolate SCDJY-AF-19 chromosome 11, ASM1485885v1, whole genome shotgun sequence genomic region, the following are encoded:
- the GOLPH3L gene encoding Golgi phosphoprotein 3-like, producing the protein MTTLIRRGRRGEEGPDKRADSDDSSKDKDEDAAGDCKDMRLTLMEEVLLLGLKDKEGYTSFWNDCISSGLRGGILIELALRGRVILEPATLRKKRLLDRRVLLKSEAPTGDVLLDETLKHIKATDPAETVQSWIELLTGETWNPFKLQYQLRNVRERIAKSLVEKGILTTEKQNFLLFDMTTHPVTNTTEKQRLVKKLQESVLEKWVNDPHRMDKRTLSLLVLAHSSDVLENAFSTLPDDKYDMAMNRSKDLLDLDPDVEATKPNCTEMIWAVLSAFNKS; encoded by the exons ATGACCACTTTAATTCGGCGTGGCCGACGTGGAGAAGAGGGCCCGGACAAGAGGGCCGATTCTGACGATTCCAGCAAAGACAAAGATGAGGATGCCGCGGGGGACTGTAAGGACATGAGGCTGACGCTTATGGAGGAGGTTCTTCTCCTGGGCCTGAAGGATAAAGAG GGTTATACATCCTTTTGGAATGACTGCATATCCTCGGGACTACGTGGCGGTATCCTCATCGAGCTCGCCCTCAGGGGACGTGTTATTCTGGAGCCGGCTACTTTACGCAAGAAACGCCTCTTGGATCGAAGG GTGCTGCTCAAGTCAGAGGCACCAACAGGAGATGTTCTGTTGGACGAGACCCTGAAACACATTAAGGCAACCGATCCTGCGGAAACTGTCCAGAGCTGGATAGAGTTACTGACCG GTGAAACATGGAACCCGTTCAAGCTTCAGTACCAACTCCGAAACGTTCGAGAACGTATTGCCAAGAGCTTGGTGGAGAAGGGAATCTTGACCACAGAGAAGCAAAACTTCCTGCTCTTCGACATGACCACCCACCCTGTAACCAATACCACAGAGAAGCAACGACTTGTGAAGAAGCTGCAAGAATCTGTCCTCGAAAAGTGGGTGAATGACCCACATCGCATGGACAAACGGACACTgtccctgctggtcctggccCACTCCTCTGACGTCCTGGAGAACGCCTTCTCCACACTGCCGGATGACAAGTATGACATGGCCATGAACAGATCCAAAGACCTCCTAGATTTGGATCCTGACGTAGAAGCCACGAAACCCAACTGCACAGAAATGATCTGGGCCGTATTGTCTGCTTTCAACAAATCTTAA